One window of the Micromonas commoda chromosome 9, complete sequence genome contains the following:
- a CDS encoding predicted protein: protein MRSKEVDEALSLAIQAAEALGAGELTGKDAHQLSRVCFLSDPTSCHDPTLTPLSRPFHPLNTGEELGWLDSVRDAVTTNLRPADTAPTSPRSARSPRKVGTVPWDGGAIVRELVRHVTRTRLAMPRPGHDPKSTAPEPFPVLPLGSTLCSVAELRAMGPCASDLTRLWARSRRSDSDDEEDEDEDAPELNDASTAPVVPVAVVGRLTLAPALPVNAPGHEYETIDPAIDAAGLALADATGSVAVVTSASLPDARWIGKAVLATGWTRPGLGRSDIEGLGFSGDCAGFSGGSGGSVVLEVTSFACLEEDGVGGHRPPAMPSVVDAAVAPPRKKKGAPTVTGAVVAVSPVITLRDRAQRFFMAELGACPRCGAGDERGLLFNGETLCRWRPFLGAAMGGEFDASDGYAANQCGCVTVADTREMSMFKGDGDGKEIRLLAATAATTVVPNPAGPARLFRSVAGTGRSSTRSNVECGCASCARGATLGRLEASVVGPDPNGAGVVLVRPVGTRGRGIPFVPDLGVMSTGSVVPSLRAGATVALTHAHPVWKRATGDEDDDDDLDGDGWGLRAVGACVRTRVRTVTPSPSCAPAPTLTTSTEGGKGDGCVEVFTKRDVARACERGGIPAAVRLRDMAAALGRKFDCADPGQRRNANRLLVGKRKRSSVGGVGDDDASATGFDLDGALRRLGGEETAPDSSSNRRGQSIYHEFFTPVGLGGDERPVPAVPTLRSIVDAGVGSFADAVRAEVTAAETAGRRSSKSAAAALPFGNNAGAVLVDRVVVSSREFGGPTPCLLLGWLKEYKTGEGAREKRRYALTDHTHEIDVCLAGDRVLPPLPCMMACTRWSLACEGAKESVAVEGYSNARDAESLPPRLAAPRCHLRFAASDVACAEDAFNDENAPPAARPEPNEIKSLSDVLVWVRGTSDGWHKGAGPPPMGGAYADPEERAARVNPAYRPLTQAQWPPRASGAPPFRALVVGDAYQRDTWGRGAQRVLKLRDVDTGDRCDGYTDRTEDLPSGVGVGAVLVLENAKRGVSNTMQCYVKFTPGTRVTVEVPGHATLGPSRVPIPAPLRSRTVRLADIAAAAAAGAGAVDNRLWQFRARVVSVNTLAVRWGCKFCGSDAGSMGAASAELAETSMRTHRRARAGVDDVEGIGAVLAGCGECRPRSASAAARAAAAERSCGFEVECNATLDDGTYHCDLWINGTAGEALLPPGLKSKAVALARRHGCVRATLAASSRDVGDDGPRFFSHDLRGYAGLPMSKVEGAPLVAAVGHAKSLGEMIVAANLSYKRWTEDKSATDFFGARSHPGPNACPVVLNGKPCVMSYAPIPKLRAVAVTPVECAREAAAALDALERRRRR, encoded by the coding sequence ATGCGAAGCAAAGAGGTCGATGAGGCGCTTTCGCTCGCGATACAGGCGGCTGAAGCCCTCGGAGCGGGAGAGCTCACCGGTAAGGATGCCCACCAGCTTTCTCGAGTATGTTTTCTCTCGGATCCAACATCGTGCCACGACCCGACCCTGACGCCCTTATCCCGTCCGTTTCACCCCTTGAACACAGGCGAGGAGTTGGGGTGGCTGGATTCAGTGAGAGACGCGGTGACAACCAACCTGCGCCCGGCTGATacagcgccgacgtcgcccaggagcgcgcgcagccCGAGGAAAGTTGGCACCGTCCCGTGGGATGGGGGTGCCATCGTCCGGGAGTTGGTGCGTCACGTGACGCGAACCCGACTGGCGATGCCCCGGCCCGGCCACGACCCGAAATCaaccgcgcccgagccgttCCCTGTCCTCCCGCTCGGATCCACGCTGTGTTCCGTGGCGGAGTTGAGGGCGATGGGACCGTGCGCCTCGGACTTGACGAGGCTCTGGGCGAGGAGCAGACGATCCGACtctgacgacgaggaggatgaggatgaggacgcCCCGGAGCTgaacgacgcgtccaccgcgcccgtggtacccgtcgccgtcgtgggtAGGCTAAcactcgcccccgcgctgccCGTGAACGCTCCGGGACACGAGTACGAGACGATCGACCCGGCGATTGACGCGGCGGGCctggccctcgccgacgccaccgggtccgtcgcggtcgtcacctcggcgtcgttgcCCGACGCCAGGTGGATCGGTAAGGCGGTGTTGGCGACCGGGTGGACGAGACCGGGTTTAGGTCGGTCGGACATagagggtttagggtttagcGGTGATTGTGCGGGGTTTAGCGGCGGGTCCGGGGGGTCCGTCGTGCTGGAGGTGACGTCGTTCGCGtgcctcgaggaggacggcgtcggcgggcaccggccgccggcgatgccgagcgtcgtcgacgccgccgtcgctccgccgaggaagaagaaggggGCGCCCACCGtgaccggcgcggtcgtcgccgtgtcACCCGTGATCACGTTACGGGACCGGGCGCAGAGGTTTTTCatggcggagctcggcgcgtgccCGAGGTGCGGCGCTGGGGACGAACGCGGGTTGCTGTTCAACGGCGAGACCCTGTGTCGGTGGCGACCGtttctcggcgccgcgatggggggcgagttcgacgcgagcgacgggtaCGCCGCGAACCAGTGCGGgtgcgtcaccgtcgcggacacGAGGGAGATGAGCATGTtcaagggcgacggcgacggaaaGGAGATTCGGctgctggcggcgacggcggcgacgaccgtcgTTCCAAAccccgcgggacccgcgcgcctcttTCGGTCGGtcgcggggacgggacggTCGTCAACACGCTCAAACGTCGAGTGCGGgtgcgcgtcgtgcgcgagaGGAGCTACGCTGGGTCGGTTGGAGGCTTCCGTGGTGGGTCCGGAtccgaacggcgcgggcgtcgtgcTCGTCAGGCCCGTCGGGACTCGGGGACGAGGAATTCCGTTCGTCCCGGACTTGGGCGTGATGAGCACCGGGTCGGTGGTGCCGTCGCTTAGGGCGGGTGCCACGGTGGCGTTGACGCACGCGCACCCGGTGTGGaagcgggcgacgggggatgaggacgacgacgacgacctcgacggcgacggctggGGTttgcgcgcggtgggcgcgtgCGTTCGGACGAGGGTGAGGACCgtgacgccctcgccctcgtgcGCGCCCGCACCGACGCTCACGACGTCCACGGAAGGAGGAAAAGGGGATGGGTGCGTCGAGGTGTTCACGAAGAGggacgtggcgcgcgcgtgcgagcgggggggcatccccgccgccgtccggcTCCGGGAtatggcggcggcgcttggACGAAAGTTTGATTGCGCCGATCCCGGGCAGCGACGCAACGCGAACCGCCTTCTGGTGGGCAAACGGAAGCGGTCcagcgtcgggggcgtcggcgatgatgatgcgagcgcgacggggtttgatctcgacggcgccctgcgAAGACTGGGCGGCGAAGAAACGGCGCCAGACTCGAGCTCGAATCGTCGCGGCCAGAGCATATATCACGAGTTCTTCACACCCGTGGgcctcggcggggacgagcgccccgtccccgcggtACCCACGCTGCggtccatcgtcgacgctGGCGTGGGTtcgttcgccgacgccgtgcgggcggaggtgaccgccgccgagacggcCGGGCGCCGGTCGAGCAagtcagccgccgcggcgctccctTTTGGAAACAACGCGGGAGCCGTACTTGTCGACCGCGTGGTCGTTTCCAGCCGCGAGTTCGGCGGACCTACACCGTGCCTGCTGCTCGGGTGGCTGAAGGAGTACAagacgggcgagggcgcgagggagaagAGGAGGTACGCTCTGACGGATCACACGCACGAAATCGACGTCTGCCTCGCCGGGGATCGCGTCCTTCCGCCGCTGCCGTGCATGATGGCTTGCACCCGATGGAGCCTGGCGTGCGAGGGTGCCAAGGAATCGGTGGCCGTCGAGGGGTACTCCAACGCGAGAGACGCAGAAtcgctgccgccgaggctcgccgcACCCCGGTGCCACCTTCGGTTCGCAGCCTCcgacgtcgcgtgcgccgaggacgcgttcAACGACGAAAacgccccgccggcggcccGACCGGAACCGAACGAGATCAAATCGTTATCCGACGTTTTGGTGTGGGTGAGGGGCACGTCGGACGGTTGGCACAAGGGCGCGGGTCCACCGCCCATGGGGGGCGCGTACGCCGAtccggaggagcgcgcggcgcgcgtcaaTCCGGCGTATCGCCCCCTCACGCAGGCGcagtggccgccgcgggcgtccggCGCTCCCCCGTTTCgagccctcgtcgtcggcgacgcgtacCAGCGGGACACGtggggacgcggcgcccaacGGGTGCTCAAGCTCCGTGACGTGGACACCGGGGACAGGTGCGACGGGTACACGGACAGGACGGAGGATCTTCCGtccggcgtgggcgtcggcgcggtgctcgtgCTCGAAAACGCCAAGCGGGGGGTGAGCAACACCATGCAGTGTTACGTCAAGTTCACGCCGGGCACGAGGGTGACGGTCGAGGTACCCGGCCACGCCACGCTGggcccgtcgcgcgtcccAATCCCCGCCCCGCTCCGTTCTCGGACGGTGAGGCTGGCGGatatcgccgccgccgctgccgccggcgcgggtgccgtcgatAACCGGCTGTGGCAGTTTCGAGCTCGGGTCGTGTCTGTCAACACGCTCGCCGTCAGGTGGGGGTGCAAGTTCTGCGGGTCAGACGCCGGATCCATGGGCGCCGCATCCGCAGAACTTGCTGAAACCTCGATGAGAACTCACCGAAGGGCAAGggcgggcgtggacgacgtcgagggtaTCGGCGCCGTCCTGGCCGGGTGCGGCGAGTGCCGGCCGAggtcggcttcggcggcggctcgagcggcggcggcggagcgatCGTGCGGCTTCGAGGTTGAGTGCAACGCCACCCTGGACGACGGTACGTATCATTGCGACCTGTGGATCAACggcaccgcgggcgaggcgttGCTACCCCCGGGTCTCAAGTCCAAGGCGGTGGCGTTGGCCCGGAGGCACGGGTGCGTTCGCGCCACCCTGGCGGCTTCGAGTCGGGacgtcggtgacgacggTCCGAGGTTCTTCAGCCACGACCTGCGCGGGTACGCGGGTTTACCCATGAGCAAGGTGGAGGGTGCGCCGCTCGTGGCCGCGGTGGGGCACGCCAAGAGCCTGGGCGAGatgatcgtcgccgccaacctcTCGTACAAGCGGTGGACGGAGGACAAGTCGGCGACTGATTTTTTCGGCGCTCGAAGCCACCCGGGGCCCAACGCGTGTCCGGTGGTTCTCAACGGCAAACCCTGCGTCATGTCGTACGCGCCCATACCCAAGCTCAGGGCGGTGGCCGTGACGCCCGTGGAgtgcgcgagggaggctgcggcggcgttggaTGCGCtcgagaggcggcggcggcgatag
- a CDS encoding predicted protein, whose translation MLWVDKYRPHTLDQMTTVNTDIAQHLKRLVQDGDCPHLLFYGVGGAGKKTLALAVLREIFGAAVEKVKVEGKTWKLEQGERKIEVELTTMSSNYHVEMNPSDVGTKDRYVVQEVIKDMAKSRPIDAAGQQGYKVLLLNEVDRLSKEAQHGLRRTMEKYSSACRLILICTSVSKVLDAVRSRCLPVRVAAPSVETVEKLVMDVAQKEKLVMPPELAARLALHSERNMRRCLLSMEACRVQQYPFKADQPVQLCDWEAYVTQIANEILQEQTPKRLLQVRGRFYELIVNCIPPELIIKRLVRELNRKLDVELKHETARHAAYFEHRMNEGSKAIIHMEAFVANFMAVYKKYLISSFG comes from the coding sequence ATGCTGTGGGTGGACAAGTACCGTCCTCACACGCTGGACCAGATGACCACGGTCAACACGGACATCGCGCAACACCTTAAAAGGCTGGTGCAGGACGGCGACTGCCCCCACCTCCTCTTCtacggcgtgggcggcgcgggcaagaagaccctcgcgctcgccgtgctcAGGGAgatcttcggcgccgcggtggagaaggTCAAGGTTGAGGGGAAGACGTGGAAACTCGAGCAGGGGGAGCGCAAGATCGAGGTCGAGCTCACCACCATGAGCAGCAACTACCACGTCGAGATGAACCCGAGCGACGTGGGCACGAAGGACAGGTACGTGGTGCAGGAGGTCATCAAGGACATGGCCAAGTCGCGgcccatcgacgccgccggccaGCAGGGATACAAGGTGCTCCTGCTCAACGAGGTCGACAGGCTCTCGAAGGAGGCGCAGCACGGTTTGAGGCGCACCATGGAGAAGTACTCCAGCGCGTGCCGACTCATCCTCATCTGCACGAGCGTCAGCAaggtgctcgacgccgtgcgctcGCGTTGCCTCCCCGTgcgagtcgccgcgccctccgtcGAGACTGTGGAGAAGCTCGTGATGGACGTGGCGCAGAAGGAGAAGCTGGTGATGCccccggagctcgcggctAGGCTTGCGCTCCACTCCGAGCGCAACATGCGCCGATGCCTCCTCTCCATGGAGGCGTGCAGGGTGCAGCAGTACCCGTTCAAGGCTGACCAGCCGGTGCAGCTCTGCGACTGGGAGGCGTACGTCACGCAAATCGCCAACGAGATTCTCCAGGAGCAAACCCCGAAGCGGCTGCTGCAGGTGCGGGGCAGGTTCTACGAGCTCATCGTGAACTGCATACCCCCCGAGCTCATCATCAAGCGGTTGGTCAGGGAACTCAACCGCAAGCTGGACGTGGAGCTCAAGCACGAGACGGCGCGACACGCGGCGTACTTTGAACACCGCATGAACGAGGGCAGCAAGGCGATCATCCACATGGAGGCGTTCGTGGCCAACTTCATGGCGGTGTACAAGAAGTACCTCATCTCGTCCTTCGGGTAA
- a CDS encoding predicted protein: protein MGRSESFMRTPGHTGVVTYRSDVIAFGTAKVSEAATTARRDVRATYKGPDPLGLRGSKWNKSVTPDYGTYNRHLQQHTTRNLLDTAVGTVAPCASQRRDLDDALLKTGYSTSIAFAKVSTSGSWEPSTKATAKEMGESLRRTGLAARANSEEANREMTRRKEYKTPWKIEEERMAAMREAKRKGHWPKPPPPIELAPGTRRAKTRRADLQAVLELDDFVPPPSRAPTPDW from the coding sequence ATGGGTCGGTCCGAGAGCTTCATGCGCACGCCGGGCCACACCGGCGTGGTCACCTATCGCTCCGACGTGATTGCCTTCGGCACCGCGAAGGTatccgaggcggcgacgaccgcgcggagggACGTGCGCGCCACCTACAAGGGACCCGATCCCCTGGGTCTGAGGGGCAGTAAGTGGAACAAAAGCGTAACCCCGGACTACGGCACCTACAATCGCCACCTGCAGCAACACACGACGCGCAACCTGCTGGATACCGCCGTGggcaccgtcgcgccgtgTGCCAGCCAGCGGagggacctcgacgacgccctcctgAAGACGGGATACTCCACGTCCATCGCGTTTGCGAAGGTTTCGACATCCGGCTCGTGGGAGCCGTCGACCAAGGCCACCGCCAAGGAGATGGGCGAGAGCTTGAGGCGGACGgggttggcggcgagggcaaaCAGCGAAGAGGCGAACCGCGAGATGACGCGACGGAAGGAGTACAAAACCCCGTGgaagatcgaggaggagaggatGGCGGCCATGAGGGAGGCCAAGAGAAAGGGGCACtggccgaagccgccgccgcccatcgagctcgcgccggggacgaggagggccaAGACCAGGAGGGCGGACCTGCAGGCGGTGCTCGAGCTGGACGATTTCGTGCCGCCCCCGAGCAGGGCGCCAACGCCGGACTGGTGA
- a CDS encoding predicted protein, with product MGDEVDLHGAARTGDVDALGKCIAAGADVNGRDKHKRTALHLAAYAGQLEAVRFLIASGAKTAVEAMDGIAPLHFACQKGHWEVARELINLGANQKALNYKGENALHFAAQSGNQRLVEMLLRKQVNPCHRSKRGKLPSECAKDDIVRAILEAAAAAKEAHIASTQAGIAEAKAAQGEGEENDDEGGGEIGPAIGPPTRPDTGPSIGPPARPTAYTEPSAGPSTGPRSVAPEDAPAVGPVIGPPARPAGIREKREIAEVEDAPGDALAAASAGGPSKKAKQAKTPVLSFGDDD from the coding sequence AtgggcgacgaggtggacctgcatggcgccgcccgcacGGGCGACGTTGATGCGCTCGGTAAGTGCAtagccgccggcgcggatgTGAACGGACGGGACAAACACAAGCGAACGGCGCTGCATCTCGCCGCTTACGCCGGGCAGCTCGAGGCCGTCAGGTTCCTgatcgcgtccggcgccaaGACTGCGGTGGAGGCCATGGACGGCATCGCGCCGCTGCACTTCGCGTGCCAGAAGGGGCACTGGGAGGTCGCCAGGGAGCTCATCAACTTGGGCGCTAACCAGAAGGCGCTCAACTACAAGGGCGAGAACGCCCTGCACTTCGCGGCCCAGAGCGGGAATCAGAGGCTGGTCGAGATGTTGCTGCGCAAGCAGGTGAACCCGTGCCACCGCAGCAAGAGGGGAAAGCTGCCGTCGGAGTGCGCCAAAGATGACATCGTGCGCGCGATCTTAgaggcagccgccgcggcgaaagaGGCGCACATCGCATCGACGCAGGCGGGCATagcggaggcgaaggcggcgcagggAGAAGGCGAGGAAAACGATGACGAAGGTGGGGGCGAGATTGGACCCGCGATAGGACCCCCCACCCGACCGGATACGGGTCCGTCGATCGGACCCCCGGCTAGACCGACCGCCTATACCGAACCGTCCGCGGGCCCGTCCACAGGGCCCCGATCCGTGGCGCcggaggacgcgccggcTGTCGGTCCCGTCATCGGTCCCCCCGCGAGGCCCGCCGGCATCCGGGAGAAGCGGGAGATTGCGgaggtcgaggacgcgccgggtgacgcgctggcggcggcgagcgcgggcggcccGTCCAAGAAGGCGAAGCAGGCCAAGACGCCGGTCCTCTCCTTCGGGGATGACGACTGA
- a CDS encoding predicted protein produces MYIECCQPYPALHCSRRGLGAGMTSRAAAQALRQLSSVTCRPPSIRAAVTGLAAAGRAATTRTQSSVSAQQTVRRLLQTSAEGVGGCGSGAFNGSRARTVHLVRSLTSMTVGPSGTKKALAMAKALMHDADEERGLLDGCVEDIDDT; encoded by the coding sequence ATGTATATAGAGTGTTGTCAACCCTACCCCGCCCTCCACTGCTCcaggcgcgggctcggggcTGGCATGAcatccagggcggcggcgcaggcgctccgCCAATTGTCATCAGTGACATGCAGACCGCCGAGCATCCGTGCCGCGGTCACcggcttggcggcggcgggaagggcggcgacgacgcggacacAATCGTCCGTGTCCGCGCAACAGACGGTCCGTCGACTGCTCcagacgagcgcggagggcgtcggcgggtgcggGAGCGGGGCGTTCAACGGATCGCGGGCACGGACGGTGCATCTCGTCAGGTCGCTGACATCCATGACCGTCGGACCGTCGGGCACGAAGAAGGCCCTGGCGATGGCCAAGGCGCTGATGCACGACGCGGATGAGGAGAGGGGCCTGCTCGACGGGTGCGTggaggacatcgacgacaCATGA
- a CDS encoding predicted protein — translation MLSSTRQLQRAVPRGFPAVAVETLRETLASQQVFSRDASSLPVTYTGRGTGGRSSISGITSTVFGSSGFLGRYVVNHIGKSGSKMILPNRCNENARQHLKVMGDLGQIVHLDFSIRDADAIKYAVERSNVVVNMVGREWETRNFSFEDVHVEFPAKLAEICKEVGVERLVHVSALGASHTNPSKYYQTKAAGDDAVRAAFPNATIVKPAKLIGTEDRLLNVFAEHTCKFPLAPLVDDGESKHQPVYVDDVALAIQAIVEDEETAGQTFELAGDKVYTMEDMLRFVQKTIRTPGYPKILYVPSFILRALGAPHEFLLRKVPFPLPTPTGLTKSYIDAQSVNYLKNPRVPGFEQLGIKPAKLEGVVIDYLRAFRFGGYDAGDVAGHLQRQKS, via the exons ATGctgtcgtcgacgaggcagCTTCAGCGGGCGGTGCCCCGCGGgttccccgccgtcgcggtggagacCCTGAGGGAAACCCTGGCCTCGCAGCAG GTCTTCTCTCGAGATGCGTCTTCCCTCCCGGTGACGTACACGGGCCGCGGAACCGGCGGCAGGTCCTCCATCAG CGGTATCACGTCGACGGTTTTCGGCAGCTCGGGCTTCCTCGGCCGGTACGTGGTGAACCACATCGGCAAGAGCGGGAGCAAGATGATCCTGCCCAACCGGTGCAACGAGAACGCGCGCCAGCACCTCAAGGTGATGGGCGACCTCGGCCAGATCGTGCACCTGGATTTTTccatccgcgacgccgacgccatcaagTACGCGGTGGAGCGATCCAACGTGGTGGTGAACATGGTCGGAAGGGAGTGGGAGACGCGGAACTTTTCCTTCGaggacgtccacgtcgagtTCCCAGCCAAGCTGGCCGAGATCTGCAAGGAGGTTGGGGTGGAGAGGCTGGTGCACGTCTCCGCGCTGGGAGCCTCGCACACCAACCCGTCCAAGTACTACCAGACCAAggcggccggcgacgacgcggtgcgcgccgcgttcccGAACGCCACCATCGTCAAGCCCGCCAAGTTGATCGGAACCGAGGACCGGCTGCTCAACGTCTTTGCCGAGCACACGTGCAAGTTCCCGCTGGCGCCTctggtggacgacggcgagagcAAGCACCAGCCGGTgtacgtcgacgacgtggcgtTGGCCATCCAAGCGATcgtggaggacgaggagaccgCGGGGCAGACGTTCGAGCTGGCGGGTGACAAGGTGTACACGATGGAGGACATGCTCAGATTTGTGCAGAAGACCATTCGGACGCCGGGGTACCCGAAGATTCTGTACGTGCCCTCCTTCATCCTCAGGGCGTTGGGGGCGCCGCACGAGTTCCTCCTCAGGAAGGTCCCGTTCCCTTTGCCCACCCCCACCGGCCTGACCAAGTCTTACATCGACGCGCAGTCGGTGAACTACCTCAAGAACCCGCGTGTGCCGGGTTTCGAGCAGCTGGGCATCAAACCCGCCAAGCTGGAGGGCGTGGTGATCGACTACCTCCGAGCGTTCAGGTTCGGGGGGTACGACGCGGGAGACGTCGCGGGACACCTGCAGCGGCAGAAGTCGTGA
- a CDS encoding predicted protein: MSRGIGAGALVRQMNVSSLGFVGGLLYAIRRAGRSPPEPPDYLKCPVTQELFTDPVILSQTGYTYDRPAIDRWLRQKFPPTDPSSNVELWTTETVPNWALRDAVNEWCAANGTRQLDAPTHSKRHVAGGRNARDAKPPRDGSSGPYGRRPGGTGWLLSALRGELAAQVAHDFARWAMNGVGMPAPAAAHLFAFGVLAGCCVAMTALLVTCEWALRVTGASARDLQLDASFAHLAGPLSSLVWWAGIFSVVYLAQGGFVDPIRADMERRRRHRHHHRHHPRLGPSLIHRF, from the coding sequence ATGTCGAggggcatcggcgccggcgcgttggTTCGTCAGATGAACGTATCGTCGCTGGGCTTCGTCGGGGGTTTGCTCTACGCCATCCGTAGAGCTGGCAGGTCCCCCCCCGAGCCCCCAGACTACCTCAAGTGCCCCGTCACCCAGGAGCTCTTCACCGACCCCGTGATCTTATCGCAGACCGGGTACACCTACGACAGGCCCGCCATCGACAGGTGGCTGCGACAGAAGTTCCCGCCCACGGACCCGTCCTCGAACGTGGAGCTCTGGACCACGGAGACGGTACCCAACTGGGCGTTGAGGGACGCCGTGAACGAGTGGTGCGCCGCCAACGGCACGCGGCAGCTCGACGCCCCGACGCACTCCAAGAgacacgtcgccggcgggcgcaACGCCCGAGACGCCAAACCACCGCGAGACGGCTCCTCGGGTCCGTACGGTCGACGCCCCGGGGGAACAGGATGGCTGCTGTCCGCACtgcgcggtgagctcgcggcgcaggtggCGCACGACTTTGCCAGGTGGGCGATGAACGGCGTGGGTATgccagcgccggcggcggcgcacctctTTGCGtttggcgtcctcgccgggtgCTGCGTCGCCATGACAGCGTTACTGGTGACGTGCGAGTGGGCGCTGAGGGTGacgggggcgagcgcgcgggaccTTCAGCTggacgcgtcgttcgcgcatCTCGCCGGTCCGCTGTCGTCGCTGGTGTGGTGGGCGGGTATATTCAGCGTGGTGTACCTGGCGCAAGGAGGGTTCGTCGATCCCATAAGGGCGGACATGgaacggaggcggcggcacagGCACCACCACCGACACCACCCCAGGCTCGGACCCTCGCTCATCCACCGATTCTGA
- a CDS encoding predicted protein, translated as MDPETQYPVDAVTTEAMKTSKPVGMDMSLDDIVKQHRNANKKRGDGKLSKGGSLKVKAGVNKGGPGRSMSGTFGGRGSGPMYQKLYVHHPKAYKREDGMTVVHIFKINKDIVQVSREGEVLLDTGGDRGRGVRRAMNNALRKFGFRVTFSADDPEEWTVSDGVRYLQRYEDGMVIPRPNPPGPGRALALLQADPPPFAYAGFRSGFPRRSARGFGTRGMGRSRRGLC; from the exons ATGGATCCCGAAACGCAATATCCCGTGGATGCCGTCACCACCGAGGCGATGAAAACCTCCAAGCCGGTGGGCATGGACATGAGCCTGGACGATATCGTCAAGCAGCACCGCAACGCCAACAAAAAGCGCGGTGACGGGAAACTTTCCAAGGGCGGGAGCCTCAAGGTCAAGGCTGGGGTCAACAAGGGTGGACCGGGTCGATCCATGTCGGGCACTTTCGGTGGGCGAGGCAGCGGGCCGATGTACCAGAAGCTGTATGTACAT CACCCGAAGGCGTACAAACGCGAAGACGGCATGACCGTGGTGCACATCTTCAAGATCAATAAAGACATCGTGCAGGTGAGCAGAGAGGGCGAGGTTCTGCTGGACACCGGCGGagaccgcgggcgcggcgtgcggcgagCGATGAACAACGCGCTCCGCAAGTTTGGGTTCAGGGTCACCTTCTCCGCGGATGATCCGGAGGAGTGGACGGTGAGCGACGGGGTGAGGTACTTGCAGAGGTACGAGGACGGGATGGTGATCCCTAGGCCGAATCCCCCGGGTCCGGGCCGAGCGCTGGCGTTGCTGCAGGCGGACCCGCCCCCGTTTGCGTATGCGGGTTTCCGCTCCGGGTTTCCAcgacggagcgcgagggggtTCGGCACGAGGGGCATGGGGCGAAGTCGGCGGGGTCTCTGTTAG